CGCATCGGCATCGTCGGGGTCGGCGAGATCGGCCGGGCCATCGTGACCGGGCTGTGCGAGGGGGACGGCGAGGTGCCCGAGGTGTTTCTCTCGCCCCGGGGCGCCCGCGCGGCGGCGGAGCTGTCGGAGCGCTACCCGAGCGTGCGGGTGTGCGCCGGCAACCAGGACGTGGTGACCCGCGCCGAGCTGGTGATCATCGCCGTCCGCCCCCACGACCGGCACGAGGCGCTGGCCGGACTGCGGGTGGACGACGGCAAGATCGTGATCAACGTGATGGGCGGCGTCGCCAACGAGGACCTGCGCCGCACGCTCGGCACCGGCGCGCCGGTGGTGCGGGCCATCCCCCTGCCCGCCATCCGCGAGCGCCGCTCGGTCACCGTGACCTGCCCGTCGCACCCGGTCGTGGACGCGCTCTTCGCTTCGCTGGGCGGGGCCCTGCCCGTCGCCGACGAGGCCGCCTTCAACGTCTTCTCCGCCCTGACCGCCACGCTGAGCACGCACTACGCCTACCTCACCACGCTCTCGTCGTGGGCCACCGGGCACGGCCTGGCCGCCGAGGAGGCGGACCGCTACGTGCGCGGCCTCTTCGAGGGCGTCGGCCGCAGCCTGAGCGACGAGAGCCGCTCGCTGCACCGGCTGGCGGCCGACCACGAGACCCCGAAGGGGCTCAACGAACGGGTCCGCACCACCTGGTTCGACCAGGCCAACTCCGGCACGCTGCGCGCGACGCTCGACGCCCTGCTGGCGGACCTGAAGTAACCCCAGGTCAGTCGGGGTCCACGGGGCCCCAGATGCCACGCAGGGGGCGCATGCCGTCCTCCACGTAGTCGGCGATGGGGCGCCGGCCGCCGTCGAGGTACCACTGCTCCAGGGCGGCGAAGCAGCCGAAGGTGAGGGCGTTGGTGGCCACGCGCGCCTGCGTCTCGCTCAGCCGCCCGGCCGCCGCGATGAGC
The nucleotide sequence above comes from Nonomuraea gerenzanensis. Encoded proteins:
- a CDS encoding NAD(P)-binding domain-containing protein translates to MRIGIVGVGEIGRAIVTGLCEGDGEVPEVFLSPRGARAAAELSERYPSVRVCAGNQDVVTRAELVIIAVRPHDRHEALAGLRVDDGKIVINVMGGVANEDLRRTLGTGAPVVRAIPLPAIRERRSVTVTCPSHPVVDALFASLGGALPVADEAAFNVFSALTATLSTHYAYLTTLSSWATGHGLAAEEADRYVRGLFEGVGRSLSDESRSLHRLAADHETPKGLNERVRTTWFDQANSGTLRATLDALLADLK